From the genome of Lepus europaeus isolate LE1 chromosome 23, mLepTim1.pri, whole genome shotgun sequence:
aggagccaaaaacgccatccaggtctcccagatgggtggcagggcccaagtacttgggccaccctctgccgcCTTGCccggcgcattggcagggagctggaccagaggcagagcagcGGGCCTGTGGAGTGGAGCCAGTGCTCAGGTCCGGGACGCCACACACAGCATCACGGGCAGCAGCTAACACAGTGccccactgcgccagccccacaggtggCCTCTCTGCTAGCGAGGGACACAGTGCTGGGTAGGAGGCGCTTCCGCACGTCCTGTCAGTCGCTCAACAGGACATTTCCACGTGGACTGTCCGCCTGAGTTTTCCCAACAACCTTAGGAATGAATTCTTTTATCTCCGTGGTGCTGGTGGGGACACTGAGGCATGGCCAGCAGACTACAAGGGCGTGACAGCGCCTCTTCAGGCTGCACTGGCCGGGAGCTCATTGACCCCTATCCTGCGACACCCGCTCTGCTTCCAGGCCCCCGAGAAGGAGGAGTTCTTGGCCTGGCAGCACGATCTGGAGGTGAACGACAAAGCCCCCGCCCAGGCTCGGCCGACGGTGTTCCGGTGGACGGGGGGCGGGAAGGAAGTGTACCTCTCTGGGTCCTTCAACAACTGGAGCAAGCTGCCCCTCACCAGAAGGTAACGCCGGGCGCTGCCTGCGTGTGCCGTGAGCCGAGACGTGGCTGCAGGCGACCAGGAAAGGGCACGAGGAGGAGAGACCCTTCCTCAAGGCCTCACGGGGTGAATCCCACAGCGCCTGTGCTGGAGGACCCACCTGCTGGCGTCCCAGACATCACCTGGCGGGGTGGGCAGAGCGCTGGGCTGGGGGCAagggctgcaggcacaggctgctggctgggctgggagttGGCAGCAGGGGATCCCTGCGGTCCCTTCCGACCTTGGGTCCCGGGATTGCATTTTGTTTGGAAGGTTCGGGCCGCGCGGGCATCGTCAGCAGGTGTGACGCGTTCCCAGGAAGCTAGCCCCGACTCCTGTCTCAGGTTGTCCTGAGAATGTGTCAGCGCTGCTGAGTGCTGAGGATGAGGTGCCCGGCTGGGTCCTCCTGGTTGTCGTCCAGGGCCGCGTGCATCTGTTAGCAGCCTGAGTCAGGAACAACGCTGGTGACACTAGTGccctgggacttttttttttttttctttttttaagttttgcaaGTTTCTTTAGAGAATGTTTATGTCCTATGAAATTGATCCCCTCTCCCGCCCGAGGCAAATGGCACACAGCAAAACAAGACAGCTTGCTGTTTACCTTGTGTGGTCATCCTTGGCCTCCAGGGCCGCCACGCTGGAGAACACGAGTGCCTGTTTGTTGACCTTTTGGGCCAGGAGCGTAGATTCCTAGTATTTGAGCAGAGCGAGCTTTCCGGAAGGCCCGTGCtgccgctgcctcccagcctctgcaCCGCGAGACCGTGAAACTGCTCCGCCTTGCGCTCGGCTCTGGGCTTCCTGCGCAACCTTCTGGTGTCGTTCTGCGGCTGGTTTGACAAGGGAGCCTTGGAGTGGCCCAGCCAGGTGAAAACCTCTGGTTCCTTTTTCCTTGCAGCCACAATAACTTTGTAGCCATCCTGGATCTTCCGGAAGGAGAGCATCAGTACAAGTTCTTTGTGGATGGGCAGTGGACACACGACCCTTCGGAGGTACTCTTCCTCTCCAGCGCGCCCCCTTCCCAAGGGGCCCCTTTGCCCTGATACAAAACGTCCCCATGTGGTCTGGGCTAGGTAGCAGAGCCGCTGTCGGACTGTGGGCCCGTGTGACCAAGGCGAGCAGGGTGGCCAGCCAGGAACCCCAAGTCCTCGGCAGAGTGACTCACGGCCTTCCCCTCAtgactctgcctctgtctctccccagccAGTAGTGACCAGCCAGCTCGGCACGGTTAACAACGTCATCCAAGTGAAGAAAACGGACTTTGAAGTATTTGATGCTTTAATGGTGGATTCCCAAAAGTGCTCCGACGTGTCTGGTACGAACACAGCTGCTCTGTTCCCCACGCGCGCGGGTGGGGCTCTGCGGGCTCCAGATgtgcttcctggctcctgctcttgtGTGTAGCTCCCTGTGGAACCACAAACTCACCCCTGACTCTGGCAAGTCAGGTGTTGAAATTCACCCCCTCGGGAGCTGTGAGTCATGGCACAGGTCTTCTCAGACATGCGGTAGGTCTGTCTGGCCCCAGACAGCAGGCAATGGAACAGAACCAGAGCTTGGACTCATGCCAGGGGCAGTGCCGAGGAGGCCCTGGAGAGAGATGTGGGGTCGGTGAGGAGCCAGCGCTGGTAGGCCTGCGGCTCACTTCCCACCTGCACTGCCTGGAGGATTGCAGCCTGACAGGTGATAAGCGGACACCTCGGTGACCTTGGCCATCACCTGTGTGCTCCATTagcacctgccaggcccctgaCAAGGGCCGGAGGCAGCTCACAGGAAGCAGGCGACACAGCACAGCACTCCTTCCAGGAACCTGCTCGACACACTCCTGGCAGAACTTGCCCACCTCCCACGAGTCTGAAGCTTTGAGGGGTAGATGAATTGCTTTCTACCCAGGCTCTGTCAGGTTCAATTCAGGGGAAGAGACACGTTGTAATCCAGGTGTCAGCGCGCCCTACCCTGTCCTTCCCAGGGGCGGAGGTGGGGGGAACGCTGTGAACAGTGCCCGGATCCCACAGGAGGCGGTGAAAAGGCTCCCCAAGGGCGCGTCTGGCAGTCGCAGGTGACAGGGTCAGGTAGTTGATAGGATGGCTCTCATTGCTCAGCTGGGCCCGCGGGTTCTGCCACCAGGATCTCAGCGTCACCAGTGGCTGACAGGTCAGGCTGCCGAGTGGGACCTCGGGATTCAAAAGTGATTCTTCTATCCGGATCTCTAACTAATCTTCTAGAGAGctgagttgtttttgttttttacatagaTAGGAATCAGGGGAGAGTGAGAATCCAaacaccctcccacctgctggtgaCTAAACATCAGGCCGCTGTGCCATCACAGCTGGGTGGGAACATGGCCCCTCGCTGCTGCTGAGCCGATGGAGGCTCTCAGTGGGCACCTTCCTGATGCTCCGTATGTACTTCCAGCTCTTCTCGGGGTCCTGCTGTGATGGGaccggggcaggtgcaggggggccTGTCCCCTAGGAAATGAGGGTGGGGACTTGGCCCCTTGCAGCTGGCCAGACCTCACTGAACGAGCTCCTTCTAACGTGAAACACCACACTTCTAGAAGCTTCTTAACATATCTGTACAATCAAGATACTCAGGCAAGGGCTTTGGCAGGAACTTGAGTGTGATAGAATCAAAGAGCCTTTAGAAATCGGGTTTTCAGTTTGGgttaattttttgtttgaaatgtgCCGTGCCTTATATAACCTGTTTTTCTCCACTGCCTCTGGGTAAGCAGGCAGCTTTATCTTCTGTTCCATCATGACTGGCGATGCGCATAGCTTGTGCTGAGCCACTTCATCCTCTCTCGAAGCCTTAGCTCTGTGTCCTTTGCCAGCCCAGCCTGAAGCGAGGTGGCAGCGTTACTGGGCTGGGGGACTGGGAGCGGCTGCCTCATTAATCTGACCGAGACTCGCCGGCTTCGCCGCCccggcttccccaggccatctgAGCTCACAGCTGAGCTTTTTGCCAATCACCCACCTTCCTCATCCCTTCTGCTTATCCTCGGAGCCTATACATAGATCTGTCAGGGAATCAAAGTCTGAATTGAGGAAAACTAGGTGCCAACGCCATAGATTAAATGAGGCTGCCCCCAGAGCTCGCGATTTTCAAAACCGATGTGCTGTCACCGTCTCCCAACAGAGCTGTCCAGTTCCCCGCCGGGACCCTACCATCAGGAGCCCTATGTGTCCAAGCCAGAGGAGCGGTTTAAAGCTCCGCCCATTCTTCCTCCGCACCTGCTGCAGGTCATCCTGAACAAGGACACCGGCATTTCCGTGAGTATGTGGGCGTTTGCTCCCCTCTGCCCACTGCGCACACAGCAGCTGCTGAAGGAGCATGGTGTTGGCCACCCAGCCCACCTGACGGCCAGGGCTGCTAGCCAGCAGctagacacacgcacacaccctgcCTGACGGCAGTGgctagacacacacacgcacacaccgcCGAGGAAGCCATACAGGGGCTGCTGGCCagtggttacacacacacacacatgcacacaccccgcTGAGGAAGCCGTGCAGGGGCGCTCTGCCTCTGGCCCCCACGTTCTGGAATTTACTTTCAATCACTAAATTGCTTCCAGAACTGTCTGTGCTCTTGGATCACAGTTTGGGTACGTGGCTCATCATTTCCCCTGGGCTGGTGACGGTGCGTGTCCTTGGAAGCCGACAGGCGGCCATCACCCAGTCCACCTGGCCCTCGGGCTTGACCCAGGGCAGCGCGGCTGAGAGGTGTGCTCGAGGGACTGTAGGAGTGGCTACTGCTGCACTGCCTGTGAGACTGGGTGGCTTGCAAAGGGCGAAGCTGGGAGGCCAGGAGCATGGAGCCAGCCTCTGGCATGGACGCCTGTGTTGTCATCCCAgggccctctccccctctgttaaTACTAATCCCTTCCTGtaggctgggctcctggccttggcagcTCTTATTAGGCCCCGCATCCCAGCACTGTTGTGTTGGAGGTTAAGTTTCAAATACGTGCGTTCTGAGCGACACCTGTTGAAACCACAGCAGGTGCTGAAGTGACCATGCCGCTCAAGCCTGTGCTGAGatgagctggcacagctctgTGCAGGCACCCCCTACAGAGATCCCTGCTGGCCGCCAGGGTAGGGTCTCGGGGTTTATTACCCTGCCCCAGtgggacccccccccctttctcagCACACTAGGGATGGCCAGACAGCTGGGTCAGCCCTGTGTAGGCCAAGAGGCAGCCAGTGGTGAGGACTACTGTCCGAAACCGGCAGTGTGGCAAGCAGGCACTGGGTGCAGAACACAGGACATCAAGCTTCATAATTAGTTTTACAAAGTTTGTAGGTTAGCCGACTCCCAGTGCCCTTCTCAGCCAGGACTGGAGTTTGACTTCTGTTTTCCCACCTCCTGGTAAAGGGAGCAGCACTAACTGCCTGCCCTGACGGATACTGATGCTGGGATGTGGACCGGGAGAAAGGCTCAGGCCCCCATGTCCAAGGCAGCGCTGAGCGCTCACAAACCTTGCTTGCAGTTACAGAGTGCAATGGCTGCTGTTGTGCCCTGGACCGCCTGCGTGCTCCTCACatatcctggcttcagcagctCCGTGAATTAAGTAGCGTTTACCCCCATTTTAGGAAGGGGAAACGGAACCAGAGAAGTCAAGTCCCAGGGAGAACACTTAACATCTGCTCTCTGAGCATATAATACTGCAGTCACCAGGCAGGACAATAGATCGtgttttttataattaatttatttgaaaggcagagctcttccctctgctggatcactccccaaatggctgcagcagccagggctgggccaggctgagccaggcgcttcatctaggtttcctgcatgggtgcaggggcccaagaacccgtgccatctgctgctgcctccccacagggagctgggtcagaaacgccgcagccgggactcaaaccggtgcccatacgggatgcaggcgctgcaggcagcggcttcacctccTCCatcgcagtgccagccccacggcAGATCTCTGGAATTCACTCCCCCGACAAGCCCGCTGACCAGCATCTCCTCACCAGCACCACGCCGCCCTCCGCTCCGACGGAGCTGTCTTCAGTTTCCACATAGAAGGGAGCCAGGCAGCAtcttctgtgcctggtttatttctctAAACAGTGGCTTCCAGGTTCACTCGTGTCGTCACGAGTGACCGGATTTCCTTCTTCACTGTTCCACTGATGGGCCGGCGGCTTGGTTAGCGTAGCTGTCGTAATGCAGGGAGTAGGAGTGCGGATGTCCTGACACAGCTGTCTTCCCTGTGGACACACACGGCGTCTGCTGGGCCGACGGTGGCTCTTTTAGGTTAAGGAACTTCTACAGTGGCTGCTGTACCAGCAG
Proteins encoded in this window:
- the PRKAB1 gene encoding 5'-AMP-activated protein kinase subunit beta-1, with translation MGNTSSERAALERHGGHKTPRRDSSGGAKDGDRPKILMDGPEDADLFHSEEIKAPEKEEFLAWQHDLEVNDKAPAQARPTVFRWTGGGKEVYLSGSFNNWSKLPLTRSHNNFVAILDLPEGEHQYKFFVDGQWTHDPSEPVVTSQLGTVNNVIQVKKTDFEVFDALMVDSQKCSDVSELSSSPPGPYHQEPYVSKPEERFKAPPILPPHLLQVILNKDTGISCDPALLPEPNHVMLNHLYALSIKDGVMVLSATHRYKKKYVTTLLYKPI